DNA sequence from the Daphnia carinata strain CSIRO-1 chromosome 8, CSIRO_AGI_Dcar_HiC_V3, whole genome shotgun sequence genome:
TAGTCCGCCAGTTGCCCGAAGTTTGGTTTCCAATCAAACGTTGGAAGTACATTCTTCGACGTCGCGTACGTACCCGAGTAGCCAGAGAGGACGAACTAGCGAATCGACAATGCCTAGCGCGTCCGGTTGTGTTTCGGTGCCCAATAATTCTGCAACCAGCAAACAAGGGACACATCCATCTGTGGTCACACGGGCAAGCATAGGTAACATTTAATTTTCAGTCATCATACTATTGTATCAATCAAACTGATAACATTCCAATGGGTGTCAGATGGTGAATCGAATAGTTCGGCGACTGTCATGATTTCTAATCAAGTAGGGGCAGTCGATTCGTTCACCTCTCACACCAAAACCCTTTGTAGTCCTAGTGGGCAAACCTCTAGCGCGACATCGGCCAGCACGTCTAGCAATGTTTCCATAAATAATAAGCTGGTCACGGGTACGAAGGGGCTTCATTCTCTTGCCATCGTCAAAACAACCACAAGTAAGATTCTATCTTGGGGTGTTCTGCAACTACTTGATAACATATACTTCCTGCTATCTAGGGATCAACGATGATGTAGTAAGCCACAATCAGCAATCCAAAAGCGGAGAAATATTAGGATCATGCTGGCAAATTCAACCAGCTAATTTTACGCCTAACTGTACAAGCTTACCTGTTCAACCTTCCGCCACTAACGAGCCAAATTCACCTCTGATAGAAAAAACAACTTCATCTAACGAATTTTATATTCCCATCGTGGACTTGAAACGAGAAGATGTTATGGCTAAGCTCGAATTAATGGGAATTAATCAATTTATCCCTGCATCCAATTTAACATCCTTTACTGATCACGGTGATTTCGCTATACCTGTTATGTCAGCGACCGCGGTACGACGAGCAGGCACGACGGGTTTCCCTAATTTGAGTGGAGTAATTAATCTTGGATCCCCTAAAACGTTTCCTTTTCCTTCAAAGTAATAATCTCTTAGCAGTTCTAGTTACAAAATTCACGTGTTAGCGAATTTCATCTTATGACAAATATATATCTTCTGAAACGCAAAATAATCATGAATCCTTCCAAATGTATTGGAAAATGCCATTAGGAATCTGTACAGTAGGTTATAAGTCACCTAAAAACGATCAGATGATCTACTAGCAACTGCTCTCAAATTACCATAAACCTTAGAAGGGGGAGAACCCAAAATCAAATTGCAAATGGCTCTTTTAGcaatttgaatgttttgatATGAACCtaaaatgttaattttttgATCAGCCAAAACAAtccttgtttttgttacaTTTTCAATGGTGAATTTAGTCCGTCCACCCTTTCCTGCTAATCTTCCAATAGCTCTGTTTAAATGatcacctaaaaaaaaacaatactttAGGACATTGACACAAATTTCAAATATGGTTATCATACCTTTAAGAGATGATTTTACATCTTTAATCTCAAATGAATCTACAAAAAGGTCATCCAAACGAATCAAGGCCAATGCATCTTCCACTTCAAATCCACAAATAAAGGCTTTTACAAAATCAGCAGCCTTCTGAATGTTTGCTAATCATTCAACAAgcaacaaataaatatatagCAGTAACAAGATTACAATCAACAAAGTACAATTTACTAAATGAATTCTTTCATACCTATATCTTTTGTATCTTTACAAGTCCTGATTTCAACTTGCCGATTCTTCAAATTGAATCTGATTTGAAGGTGGAGATGCTCAACAATTGGAGTGAAAAGCTTCATCCAATTCTCTTTTAAAGGAGAATATCTGTGAGCAGGCACAGCTATTTTACGCATCTCAGCTGCTTTGTCTAACTTTTCTCGCTTGACTGGTGGAAACGCAGGCAGAGTCACAGTCGTTTCTTCGGATACTTCCATCGACGAAGTCtcgtttttattcaaattctcAGCTTGGCTAACTTTACGTTTAGCTGCTTTTCGTTTAGGATTTGCAATAAAGTCACTTCTAGGCTCCGTCTGGTTAATATTTTCCATTTCGATTCTTTACTTGTGCAATACACGTGTAGCTGCTATCAGAGCtataacaaaaggaaatggtaGCAGACGAAATTTTGTAACACAGCGTTTGCTCAACATGGTCTCTGCGAATCGACTAGGGTCAGCGTAAAATGCGGACGCGGACTGCGGACAGCAAAGACTGCGGACTTTTAACTGCGGACTGTCACAAAATTTTTGACAGTAGTCCGCAGTTTATGCATGCCACAACGGTCCGCAGTCCGCGTATTATACGGGGGTACAGCATAGTATATCAACATCGTACGCGGACAAACAATCACCGTTCTTGATATGGCAAATCACCTGCATTCCGAAGAGGGAAAATTACTGACTATTATGCATTACTGACTATATGCATTACTGAATAGGCACTGAACATGCTTTGCATAAAACATATCAGCTTAATTATTGTTATGTATTGGCTTTTGTTCGTGAACAAAAGCATGTGCGCaacaattccaatgagtgAACATAAAAATATGTACAGCCCTTAGTCTATGGATAactttttcgatattttcctATAGGATAAGATCCATTAGAGTCAATTTTCATTGATGCACAACTAAGAATTTGCAGTGGACTGCAGGAGCGGAGGTAATGAGTCATCAACAACCAAAGGTAGTTCGCCCTTCAGATCGCCGAATATTCTTGGATAGATTTTCTGTCATGGAATTCGTTATTGACGGCGAATCATTAGTGGAATGTTTTGTTACTTCCCTAGTCTTTGCGAGCACCTGCTCGTCGGCAATCTCTGTGTTAAAACTTCGTCGCCATAACCCCTCTCATTCCGACCTTGGTCTTATTCTTTTGATCACATGCGAAGCGATAAAAAAGGGTGACATAACTACATTTCGTAACAGCAGGTACATCCCTCATTCTGTTTCTGAACTCTTACTCTGACGGTAGTTCATTTTGATAATTTAAGTGTTGAATATATCGGGTGTTTATATGCAATATGGAAGACGGCGATTATGAGTTTATGGTGTCGGACGAGGAAGCTGAAAGAAAGTGTAAAGAGAAGGGAAGTATCCACATACTGTTTCAATAAACGATATGTTAACTTAGTCGTACTTTTAGTTTGTTATTtaatatttgataatgttaaCACCGATATCAAGGGTATTGTAATGGGGTACGGGTAGGCGATAGGTATTGTAAAGTAAGTCCGCAGAATATCAGTCCGCTGTTTACCTTACCCGTTCCGCAATATTAACCGGTACacgtacagtatcctgcacaaaaagaagaacacccgattttatttttaaaagccatctatgggcaaaatatattaattattgaccttttttaaatagggttagggcgggtttggcgcaaaaacgctataagttgggaagggtagttttaagtccagacaccttttgctaatgcctcaggtgttacgaaaaatgtctggaaaaagtagagtctagtctttttttgttagaccccAACCCCCATGCCCCAGGCTAAGATGACAaatatctaatgaaaaaaatattatcctcAGTCACCCACTTTGTTCAACGGCGACTTTACAGCGCGGTAAAAATTTCGTCTCATTTCGGGATTGAACCACTGCTATCCGTGTCTGAATACGAAcatctaccactgagctacaaTTTCTTAAGACATTGTCTTATAAATACCTATATAATCGTTTATTTCATGGAGGTTGAAGGGGAAATTTTGTTACTATTTGTAagttatattatttacaaacgATTCTTCAGAACGACATGATGTATAAAAGTGATTTTCTATATGAAGTCTTGAACACCGATCTCCCGCGTCGCAAAGCGAAACTTACCGCTTACGCACCATAATGACTAACTAGATTGGCAGCGTATAGCACTGCCATTTTTGTATTCATCTTCCACATCGTTTTATAACCAAAAGTATAGACAACAACGAGTAAAAGTAATAGGTCAGTGGCACAGGATCGGATTCAGATACGGATTGCAGTGGTTCGATCCCGAAATGAGACGAAATTTTTACCGCGCTGTAAAGTCGCCGTTGAACAAAGTGGGTGACTgaggataatatttttttcattagatattTGTCATCTTAGCCTGGGGCATGGGGGTTggggtctaacaaaaaaagactagactctactttttccagacatttttcgtaacacctgaggcattagcaaaaggtgtctggacttaaaactacccttcccaacttatagcgtttttgcgccaaacccgccctaaccctatttaaaaaaggtcaataattaatatattttgcccatagatggcttttaaaaataaaatcgggtgttcttctttttgtgcaggatactgtacgaAGCCGTCCGCATTTTTCACTGACCCGAGGTCAgcgaatattttttcaaaaattttgtaCAGCCTGCAGCTAAAAGACTGCAGTTTTTCCAGTCCGCAGTCCACGACCGCATTTTACGCTGACCCGACTCGACTATTAGGGTTGCCAGCAGCACACGCTTCTAGCATTCTGATTGGCTCTCTAACTGTAATTCCAGTAGCCACCATAATCGAAAGAAAGCAACAGCACGGCTGTTGACATGTCGCCTGcatcttgaaaaatttcaaaataggcCCATAATTACTCCAAAAACATTTCCCTGTTCTTAACTCTACCAATAACAATAGGAAAACTGAGCAGTAAAGGGCGGAcaggaaacgaaagaaagaaagttcAGAGAAGAGAAATTTATAGAAATCGAAATCTCTTACCAAGCGCTATTCATTGCaattaaaattattcattCTAGACCCATAGTTTGTCCTTTAGTAAATATTTTAGTTTTGTACGTTTATAGGAGGGAAAACTACGAAAAACTGTAAACTTCGGGACCTTCGGGAATTTTTATGCTTGTTATGTGTTGTATATGTAATATTTAGATTCCTTGTGACACAAGGAGTGTTTTAATGTGTATTACACCACAAAATTTGTCAAATCAGTtgaacaaatacaaaattattaaCAGCCAATCATAGAAGAGAAGACAGAAGCCATTACTTTTGggcgaattttttaaattttccattgTTGTCGATGTAAGAAAAGTTTCAAAACAGTTTTGCGATTGTAGGGGAGCGTGGGGTGCGCCGGGGCAATGGGTGAAGTGGGActgaagggggaaaaaatagtaaaaatttaTTCAGAATTTCCCATAAATTGCGAGACGTGTATTCGTGTTTTCTGTTTACGGTTAaagtttttaataattatgcAATAAAGTACAGAAgttatttacaacgttgaaaaacatcattttcttcCCTAAAAATTTTGCCGCCATTTAGTGTTTCTCGTTGCAACCAGTGATCGACCGAATCAATTTTTGATTCGGATCAGTGATTCCAATCAATTCTGCTTGATTCttacgattttttattttctcaaaaatttgttttaattttttgttctgaTTGTATGATTTTCTTAACAAAACTGTTTAAcaaaatcaattatttttattagttaTTTTTGCAACCACGGAAAcgtttaataataatgtggGCTACGCCACAAAGCTGTCTGTTTACTCTGTTAAATAGCAGGCGAATCATAGTTTCAAACGAGCTACATTTGTACTCTGAACAACGTGACAGTAGTGTTGGCGATTATCTGGTTCTGCTAGATACAAATTATCTACGCCCAATTTTAGATAACGATACGATTATCGTTAAAATTCTAACAACCCCCATCTAGCGGCCAAAATAGCACTGCGTAAATGATAGGGGTTAGTTTGTCGGGTATCGATATCGATAATTATTCACAATAACCTTATTCCGGCAAGCATCTTCTAAAATAACGTATGTCATGGCGGTGTGGTTAGAGTAGTGTTGGCGACTATCTAAGTTCTGCTAGATACAATTATCTACGCCCACTTTTAGATAACGATACGATTATCGATAAAATATCTAATAACCCCCATCTACCGGCCAAAAATAGCACTGCACAAATGATAGGGGTTAGTTTGTCGGGCTTGTATCGATAATTATAAACAATAATATTTAATAATATTATATTAACGGGAATTCacaaatattttgcattacaGTCCTATATAAATATTGTGCCGTTTTTAATAGTTAATTTGCTGTATAAGAATACTATTAATTGCGGTGGCAACCCTGATATCAATAGTAAACAAATCTTCAATTTAAATCGTTGCAGACGACAGCAATGTTAGattttcgtctgcaatttgtatcgatacttgTAAACAGGATTATTATGTATTGCTTTGCAAACACTTTTCATGAGGTAGTAGCGCTGTGGATAAGTACTGCGATTGGGATTCGGAATTCTCGAGTTCAAATCTTTTGTggggcaattttttttacaatctgctagacattaaattttaaacgtatctgagtaacaaaaatttagGATGATCGCTCTCTGTTAACTGAGGCGTGTATGATactaataaaataacatttgtaATTTATAAATGTAACAGATTTTCATAGCAAAATAGTATTCTGTTTAGCATTGTTGATAAAGCAGATAACGGTAAGTAACAGTTGCTTCTGAAAttaatttgtatcgatactcggcACCAAACGTTGGACTTGTTGCCTGACACACGAAAACTGTGGAGAGTTAGCTTTGTGGATCAATTCCGCGCTCGCAATGCAAAGTACAGAAATTCGAATCCGTCTGCGAGgcattcttttaaaatttgaaatacatatttttatatgCTGACGATAAATACATTTGCACAAtgttaaattattattttctctacATTTAATATTCatgtaataaaaatttcaacaaaaatctaTTGTATTTCATAAGGCAACACTGATATGTATAACTAAAATCATCTGTTAAGACTTGTAGAGTAAAGCAGAcgataaaaatattgtattttatgatatttgtatcgatactcgccAACGAAAACCATACTTCTGCCATGTCGTTTTTATCTTACTGGTTTAGTGGTGTGGGTTAAGTCGGCGCTCGTAACACGAAGCGGCGGAGTTCAAATCTAGGCAGAGGTGaagatttttaaattattatagtttttttttcatttgcactACACGCCATCTATTGTTAAATGTGAGATCTATTTGGAATGTATCGATACAGCGATTATCTAAAAAAGTCGACTATCTAAAAAGTATCTAAAAATATCGATATATCGTTTTCAGGTTTAGATAGTCGCCAACACTAGGTTAGAGAAGACGCATACGATTAAATAGTTCCGAGTTCAAATCCAGGTACGgatgtttgatttttctccACTTTTATATGTtagaaaaaatgcattttacgCTTTGAAAAGCAAGCAGGCGACTAAAATATTTATagtttcgttttcaatttgtatcgatactattCAACAACAATGCATTTGGATTTTGGTTCAACTTTTATAAAGCGTGCTGGCGCAGAGCTATAATGCGTGGTTCATTACATGAAGTCTTTGGGTTCAATCCCATTCGATGTagtttttcacaatttttgtttgtggcaGAAAAATTGCATAAATGTTTTTACAAAGGGTGTTTTAGAAGCGGTAGCATTTGTCacgtattttttaatttttataataaTGTATTAGAAATATTAGAGAACCGATAAATTTTATGGCAACACCGCTTATATGAATAATGAAGAAGTTTACTGCGCAGCTTCGTAAACTAGAGCAGACGATGCTAAAGTTAGATATTCGTCAataatttgtatcgatactgcCCTACGCCAAATACCCCCTTGCTAGCTACACGTTTTGTAAGAAATTCATGCCGTAATCGAAGAAGACGTGACTAGGGATCTTAAGGTACCGAATTCAACCCCGAATGGTAACtaagttttttttaccgcttttaacatttgaaaaaattgttttacatGTTTTTTAACGGAAATtccaaaatgttttgcatAACAGTCCTATATATTATATTGTGACGTTTATAATAGTTCATTCGCTGTATAAATACTATTAATTTCGTTGGCAACCCTGATATCGATAATAATCAAATCTGAAATCTAAGCGGTGACAGACGACGGCAATTTTAGattttcgtctgcaatttgtatcgatactcggtAACAATATTATTATAGTTAACactgaaaataaattttatgcGGTAGTAGCGATGTGGATAAGCACTGCGCTTGGGACTCGGATTACTCGAGTTTAAATCTGTTTTgaggcattttttttcgacaatctgctaaaaattatatttaaatcGTATCTGAGTAACAATAATTTAGAAATGCTTACAAATTGTTAACTGAGATGTGTACGGTACTAATAAAACAATAGTCTTAATGTATAAATTAAACTGATTTTACAGCTAAGTAGTATTCTGTTTAGCATAGTAAATGACGCAGACGATGGTAAATAACAGTTTCATgtgaaatttgtatcgatactcggcAACAAATGTTGGATTCATTCCATGACACACACAAATTGTGACGAGTTATCGTTGTGGATCAATGCGGTGTTCATGATACAAAGTACACGAGTTCGAATCTGCGTatcggttttttgttttattttaaataaatatttttagatgCTTACGATAAATATATTTTGCGCAAtggtaaattattattttcttttaccttttatatacatgtaataaaaattaaataaaatccATTGTATTACGTAAGGCAACACTGATATTTATAACTAGAAATTATCTGTTAAGACTCGTAACTTAAAGCCGACGATAAAAgtattgtatttcattttgatatttgtatcgatactcgccAACGAAAACCATCCTTCTGCCGTATCAGTTTTTATTTACTGGTTTAGAGCTGTGGATAAAGACGGTGTTCGTAACACGAAGCATTGGAGTTCAAATATAGGTAGACGTGAAATTATTATAttaaattacttttttttttctgatttgcATCTAACGCTATCTGTTGTTAAATGTTGCCATATAAAATATAGTTTACTgtattctttgaaaattgTGTTTAAACAtgtattaaattatttaagtaaaaaacatttttaagacataatttcttttgttggaaaTTCGCAATGAATATCTTAAAAATACGTCCATTAAAAACATAGTTTGGCATCTTTGTTAAGCTAATCAATCGATCTAGTTTCCTTTCCAGATGTAGCCTAGTATGATATTGTTAAACATCGCTAGCAGAAAATAAGTGGATGGGTTTCAGTTGTTTTGTTCATTTAtttgtgaaaagaattgataTTACCAGCCTCCTTTGGATTTCTCTAGAAGAGAGTATATTACTCAAAACTGCTTATCACTGAGGTTGGTTTTTATTGGTTGGTTGCAGACTTGCCGTTgcgattgttttttcgattttgatcgccgatcaaatcatcactgattgattttgattggcgattcgattttttcaaaatgatttgatcggcgataaAATTTCAGCGATTGCGATCATTTTGGGGCGAAATCTAGTGGTGGAAATTTAAACTAAACTGTCACCATTTCAAGTCAATGGCGACCAAAAAGGCGTCTGCTGCgaaaaaaggataaacagCATCCTCAGCAAAActttttagcaaaaatttatatgaatcATAAGTTTTTACGTTTGGTGGCGCTGACTTCAATCGCAAAAATGATCGCTGTCGATCAACGAGttttttgatcgccgatcaaatcaaaatcaaaatgtaaagatttgatcggcgatcgtttttttaatcgtAATCGGTGATCgatgatcgcgatcgcggcaagtctggttgGTTGTTAAAAAACagtgttttcttgttcgtGGCATACATTACCATCTCCACAAAGCCAATAAACTTTTAAGGAACCTATTTCACGAACTGTAAGGTAATTTAATACCAAAATGATTTCACCATACTCTACTTTGCTTCTTTGTGATTTGTGGTACATAATTTAACGTTTTTTCCTGTTTATTGCTGGTGCTTTCACATTTACATTGCATGCAGGGGCcaactaatttttttcttccaacccGCTGTATGCATACTTTCGTCGGCAGTTCCCACGAATAAGCTAAAGGTTAAAGATTTCGCTTGTCCCAGACAAAGAGCTCGTAGAATTCGTAAAATTGTTGATGAACAACTAAATGGAAATGGAAGCGACTGCGTCACTTGTGACAACGAGGAAGTGGATAATTTACCGGAAGAAATACTGTAACAGTTTCACtggatttatttattcgtcGACAGGTTACAGCTTTACACGACAGCACTACACGACAACAGCACTAACACAGCTAACAGCTACACAGGCTTACTACACTGGACTGCCCCTTTAGCCAGCCGCAGACGGGCTCTTAAGGCCTCTGACATCCGGCCAGATTGGCAAAGTCCATTGACATCGCACATTTAGGCCACTTAGCATCTGATGCTAAGCGCCAAAGTACATTGGCGCTACAATACCAATCAACTACGTGGGAGAAGGGGATGTTGGTATTGTTGTTGGCGATAGTTCGTCATCAACGAGTCACGTTGAAAGTATTGACGATTCATCAGTTGGGACAGGTAGTGATGTTGAAGGAAGTCATTACGGTCCTACTGAAGATGAAGATAGCTTTGCAGATAACTTAAGTGCTGTGGACTTAAATGAAACTCAGGAACTCGTTTCGCATAACTGTGATGATTTAAGTGATTGGGATTTGGACTTAGAAGGTGTTGATGACGGTTTAAGTGTTGTTGAACGGCAGCAATTATTTAGGAAATGAATCGCGGAGTGGGCAGTAACGTTTCAAGGGATAGTGTAAACAAACTTTTGGCTATCTTTAGAACTGATCCATATCTTTCTTTCCTCCCCAAGAATTATAAAACGCTGTTAGGCACACCCCGTAAGGTAAACGCAATCAAAATTAGTCCCGGTCGGTATTTCGAATTCAATTTACTAGATGGTATTACCGTTTCTTTGAACTTATTAAACGTAACTTTTGAATCTGGGGAAGCTGTAGTAAAAATGGTCCTTGGTTGCGATGGAATGCCTGCGAGTAAAAGCACTAATAGCCAGTTTTGGCCGATTCTCGGTCTTCTTCAATTAGAGAGTGCTAAACCGTTTGAAATTGGTTTTTATAATGGCCTATCAAATCCTGATCATCCAAATGACTATTTAAACCATTTTCATACTGAGATTTCATGCTTGATTGAAAATGGTTTTCATTACAAGGACCGGTTGGTTAAGCTTGAGCTAGTTGGATTTTGCTGCGATGCACCTGCTCAAAGTTTCATCAAACGAGTTAAACCTTGTGGAGCATACTTTTGCTATATGAAATGTGAAACCGAAGAAGAGTATGTTTTAAACGAAAGCGGTATAGGTGGAAGGGTAACATATCCGGAATTAGATGCGTTGCTAAGAAAAGACGAGTTCTTTAGAAATCGTGAACAAGGCGTTCATCATTTGGGAAAATCAGTTTTGGAAAACTTTCCAATTGATATGATTGCatcttttttcattgattcAATGCCTTGATTCAATTCTTTATTTGGGATGTGCGATAAAACTACTTCAGATTTGGGTCAACGAAAGAAGAAGCATGCGAATCAGATTGTCATCCCATCAAATTGCAGAAATTTCTCGCTTCTTAGTTTCCATTAAGGAAC
Encoded proteins:
- the LOC130699720 gene encoding RNA-binding protein PNO1-like, whose translation is MENINQTEPRSDFIANPKRKAAKRKVSQAENLNKNETSSMEVSEETTVTLPAFPPVKREKLDKAAEMRKIAVPAHRYSPLKENWMKLFTPIVEHLHLQIRFNLKNRQVEIRTCKDTKDIANIQKAADFVKAFICGFEVEDALALIRLDDLFVDSFEIKDVKSSLKGDHLNRAIGRLAGKGGRTKFTIENVTKTRIVLADQKINILGSYQNIQIAKRAICNLILGSPPSKVYGNLRAVASRSSDRF